A stretch of Candidatus Binatus sp. DNA encodes these proteins:
- a CDS encoding efflux RND transporter periplasmic adaptor subunit yields MAMFLAFFVALSACGRSPELPPAEKVAARDASPAQPNKPDTHHEELPSRVSLSPQVRAAVHLEVQPVAIASLPATVELTGEIAPDPDRSAQVVARAQGRIVQVSFKEGDWVKAGALLVVLNSPELAHARAALTSAGARANAARLNAERLRNLAKKGLASGQELATATAEARALEADETAASQSLAAFGSGAGAYTSDAARLELRTPIDGYVLKRNAVAGQVVGPEWVLAVVANLNRAYFLGRLFEKDLSHVTEGAKADIRLNAYPKQVFQGDVETIGREIDPSARTVVARIVIKDQGRDLKAGLFGIARVVMRDSASQPARIVVPLGAITQIANRDVVFVQDPNGEYAVHQVTLGRSAEGRVEVLEGLRAGEQVVTSGVFTLKSVVLKGTFGEEGD; encoded by the coding sequence ATGGCAATGTTTTTGGCATTCTTCGTCGCGCTTAGCGCATGTGGTCGAAGCCCCGAGTTGCCGCCAGCGGAAAAAGTCGCCGCGCGGGACGCGTCGCCGGCGCAGCCGAACAAACCCGACACTCATCATGAAGAGCTTCCGAGCAGGGTCTCTCTATCGCCGCAGGTCAGGGCCGCGGTGCATCTGGAAGTTCAACCGGTGGCGATCGCATCGCTGCCGGCGACGGTCGAACTGACGGGAGAAATCGCGCCCGATCCCGATAGATCGGCGCAAGTAGTGGCGCGCGCGCAGGGTCGGATCGTCCAGGTCAGCTTCAAGGAGGGCGACTGGGTCAAGGCGGGCGCGTTGCTGGTGGTCCTGAACTCGCCGGAACTTGCGCACGCGCGGGCGGCGCTTACGTCCGCCGGCGCCCGGGCGAATGCAGCGCGGCTAAACGCGGAACGTCTGCGAAATCTCGCGAAGAAGGGGCTTGCTTCAGGTCAGGAGCTGGCCACTGCAACCGCCGAAGCCCGTGCACTCGAGGCAGATGAAACGGCCGCATCACAGTCGCTGGCTGCATTCGGTTCGGGCGCAGGAGCCTACACGAGCGATGCGGCACGGCTCGAGCTTCGAACTCCGATCGACGGCTACGTGCTGAAGCGCAATGCGGTGGCAGGCCAGGTGGTTGGTCCCGAATGGGTGCTGGCCGTAGTCGCCAATCTCAACCGCGCTTATTTTCTCGGCCGGCTCTTCGAGAAGGATTTGTCTCACGTCACGGAAGGCGCCAAGGCGGACATCCGTCTCAACGCCTATCCAAAGCAGGTCTTCCAGGGCGACGTCGAAACTATCGGCCGCGAGATCGATCCGTCAGCTCGGACCGTGGTGGCCCGAATCGTGATCAAGGACCAGGGACGCGATCTGAAGGCGGGGCTTTTCGGCATCGCGCGGGTGGTGATGAGAGACTCCGCGAGCCAGCCCGCCCGCATCGTAGTTCCGTTAGGAGCGATCACGCAGATCGCGAACCGCGATGTCGTCTTCGTGCAGGATCCCAACGGCGAATACGCGGTCCATCAAGTTACTCTCGGCCGTTCTGCGGAAGGGAGAGTCGAAGTGCTCGAGGGACTGCGCGCCGGCGAACAGGTCGTAACTTCCGGAGTCTTCACCCTCAAGAGCGTCGTGCTCAAAGGCACCTTCGGCGAGGAGGGCGATTGA